The Snodgrassella alvi wkB2 genome window below encodes:
- a CDS encoding amino acid ABC transporter permease, with amino-acid sequence MAFRFDIIYEYREMFYYGALTTLGVTLISTFMGTLLGLIFALARIIRIEKGGLPMRAFVWSLRQISLLYVTIFRGTPLFVQIFIWYFVWFPLLINPADGLIISGDLAVELRRSYGALIAGVLALSVNSGAYITEIFRAGIQSIDRGQFEASRSLGLSYTQAMRYVILPQAIRRMLPPIGNEFITLLKDSSLLSAIAVVELAFAARAAAGRYLNYETPLYTIAIIYLIMTIALSWFFSWLEKKYNKGYQH; translated from the coding sequence ATGGCCTTTCGTTTTGACATCATCTACGAATACCGTGAAATGTTTTATTACGGTGCGCTTACAACACTCGGCGTCACCCTGATTTCCACATTTATGGGCACACTTCTCGGTCTGATTTTTGCCCTTGCACGCATTATCCGCATTGAAAAAGGCGGGCTGCCCATGCGTGCTTTCGTATGGTCATTGCGCCAGATTTCCCTGCTCTATGTAACCATTTTCCGCGGCACCCCCCTGTTTGTACAGATTTTCATCTGGTATTTTGTCTGGTTTCCACTGCTTATCAACCCTGCTGACGGTCTGATTATCAGCGGCGATCTGGCTGTCGAACTGCGCCGCAGCTACGGTGCACTGATTGCCGGCGTACTTGCACTTTCAGTTAATTCAGGAGCCTACATTACCGAGATTTTCCGTGCAGGCATCCAATCAATAGACCGCGGACAATTCGAGGCCTCCCGCTCTCTTGGTCTGAGTTATACACAAGCCATGCGCTATGTCATTCTGCCACAGGCTATCCGCCGTATGCTGCCGCCAATTGGTAACGAATTTATTACCTTACTTAAAGACAGCTCACTTTTATCCGCCATCGCCGTAGTCGAACTAGCTTTTGCTGCCCGCGCAGCAGCCGGACGTTATCTTAACTACGAGACACCGCTATACACCATTGCCATAATCTATCTGATAATGACCATCGCCTTAAGCTGGTTCTTCTCATGGCTGGAGAAAAAATACAATAAAGGTTATCAGCACTGA